CACCTCAGGCCATGTCAGAACCGCAAATCCGTGCGCTAATTGACTCGTTCGTTGACTCCGCTAAACGTGCGGATCGTCTGGGCTTTGATCTGATAGAGATTCATGCTGCCCACGGCTATTTACTGCACCAGTTCCTCTCACCGCTGACAAACCAGCGCACGGACGGCTACGGCGGATCGCTTCAAAATCGGATGCGTCTGGTCATTGAAATTTACCGTGCGATACGCGACGTTTTCCCTGAACATAAAGCCGTCGGCGTACGTATTTCTGCAACAGATGGTGTGGAAGGCGGTTGGGATCTGGAACAGTCCGTACAGCTCAGTAAAGCGCTGCACGAATTGGGCTGTGATTTCATCCATGTCTCCAGCGGCGGGCTATCGCCGTTACAACAGATTCATCCTGCGCCGAATTATCAGGTGCCCTATGCGCAGCGGATTAAGCAAGAGGTGGGTATTACGACCATCGCCGTTGGATTGATAACCGAACCCGAACAGGCAGAAGCGATCGTTGCGACCGGTGAGGCAGACGCTATCGGGCTGGCTCGTGCGATACTCTTCGATCCTCGCTGGCCGTGGCATGCAGCCGCCAGACTCGGCGCACAGGTCTCCGCCCCTGCACAGTACTGGCGTAGTGAACCACGCTACGCCAGAGGTATTTTCAAGCAGTAACGATGAATACGATGTGTCAGGCGATCCTATCTGGGTCGCCGCTTCCCCCTATCACCACGCGGTATGCCAACAAAAGTTAAAACTCATTCTCTGAAGATGGTACGATCAAGTCCGCTTTTTGTATAAAAATCAGTCAATAACACAACGGTAATTTGTTTTATTGGCAAAGCACCGCAATAATCTATCTTGCAGTTGACCATTAACTCTTTTTTTAACGGTTCGCGTGCTGACCAGCACCAAAACATTGATATTGAGGCCATGACACAAATCCCTTCTTTTAATAGTTCATTGCTACATCCGCGCTACTGGCTCACCTGGTTGGGCATCGGCATCCTGTACCTTATCGTTTTGCTTCCCTACCCCGTTATTTATCGTATCGGTACCGCACTCGGCTATCTGGCTATGCGTCTGCTGCCAAAGCGCGTCAAGATCGCTGCCCGCAACCTTGAACTGTGTTTCCCCGACATGCCACAGGCTGAGCGTGATGGATTAGTCAGGAAGAATTTCGAATCTGTCGGCATGGGCGTAGTTGAAACAGGCATGGCCTGGTTTTGGCCGAATTGGCGTATCGAGCGCTGGTTTACGGTGACAGGCGTTGAACACATCCTTCCTGAGAACGAACGGAAGCAAGGGGTACTGCTTATCGGGCTGCATTTTTTAACATTGGAACTCGGTGCGCGAGTTTTTGGCATGTACAATCCGGGGATCGGCGTCTATCGTCCGAATGATAACAAGCTGATTGACTGGTTACAGACGTGGGGAAGAATGCGGTCCAATAAATCCATGCTGGACCGAAAAGATCTGAAGGGCATGATTCGCGCTCTCAAACAGGGCGACATTATCTGGTATGCCCCAGATCATGATTATGGCCCACGCAGCAGCGTATTCGCACCTCTGTTTGCCGTAGAGAAAGCAGCGACAACCCGCGGCAGTTACATGCTGATAAAAACGGCACGCCCAGCAGTCATCCCTTTCGTGCCTCGCCGACTGCCTGACGGCAAAGGCTATGAACTACTGATCCAGCCAGCGGAACAGGATGCACCTGTAGATAATGAAACGGCGACTGCCGTTTGGATGAACAACGTGGTTGAACGGAACATTCTGCTCGCACTGGATCAATACATGTGGCTGCATCGCCGTTTTAAAACACGCCCGGAAGGCGAACCGTCCCTTTATTAACGAATGCACTCCTGTAGTTTCGGAGCTGCGACACCTTATGACAGTCGAAAAAAAAGCAACGGCATTGATTGCCGTTGCTTTATCTTTCACACCACTCATTTTCTACACTACAAGCAGTTAGCTTTTGATATGAGGTGCAGGAAGTTTCTGGTAAGACTCAACCCACGCAGCATACGTTTCCGGCTTTTGCCACACATGGTAGTGCAGGCGCGAGATCGTCACAGGATCGCTAAGCAATGCCAGACGCTGATTATTGCTCACCTCTTCAGGCTTGCGATTCAAGGCATCATGCACATTCTGCTCACGTACGTCTTCAATCGCTCGGCTGAAGCGATGTCGCGCCGTCGCCATTGCACTGGCAAGGGCGTTAATTGACGGATCAAAGACAGCCTGCATAAACCCGTTATCGAGTCTACGCTGGTGGTTCAACCGGCAATATTCATCCGTAGCGACCAGTTCGCGCGGCGGATTAAACTCTTCCGGTATCATCAACAGCTTGGCACGCTTACAACCCAGACCCAATGACGCGCGGCTCGAATAAACCGAAACGAACGGCGACAAAATCAGCGAGAAGACAATCGGAGCCAGCCACCACAGGAAGCGTAGATCCAACCATGCCATGCCAATCGCCCAGACCAGACCCAGAATCAACTGAGAACCGTGGCGCACAAACGCCTCACTCCACGGGGTCGCATCGTCGTCACGCTGTGGAGAATTCCACTGTACCGACCAGCCGAGAAACGCACTGACAACAAATACCGTGTGGAACAGCATTCGAACCGGAGCCAGCAGAACCGAGAACAGCATTTCCAGCAGCAGAGAAAGGAATACCCGGACAGCGCCGCCGTACTCTTTTGCCCCTTTCGCCCACACTAGAATCACACTCAACAGTTTTGGCAAGAACAGCAAGACCAATGTCGTCGAGAAGAGCGCGATAGCCAGTTCCGGCCGCCACTGTGGCCAGACGGGGAACAGCTGCCGAGGCTGCAAGAAGTACTGTGGTTCCATCAGCGTATGTACAACCTGTAAGGCTGTAGAGAGCACCAGGAACATAAACCACAGCGGTGCAGACAGATAAGACATCACACCGGTAAGGAAAACGGCACGGTGAACCGGATGCATACCTTTAACCAGGAATAACCGGAAATTCATCAGGTTACCATGGCACCAGCGACGGTCACGTTTCAGTTCATCCAACAGGTTAGGCGGTAGCTCTTCATAGCTTCCCGGTAGGTCGTATGCAATCCATACGCCCCATCCCGCACGACGCATCAGCGCAGCTTCAACGAAGTCGTGAGACAGAATCGCACCAGCGAACGAACCTTCACCCGGCAGCGGTGCCAAAGCACAGTGCTCAATGAACGGTTTAACGCGGATAATGGCGTTATGTCCCCAGTAGTGCGACTCACCCAGTTGCCAAAAATGCAGGCCCGCGGTGAACAGCGGCCCATAGACACGCGTTGCAAACTGCTGGCAGCGTGCATATAGCGTATCCATACCCGATGCTTTCGGCGAGGACTGGATGATACCAGCGTTCGGATTTGCTTCCATCAGTCTGACCAGAGACGTCAGACATTCACCGCTCATCACGCTATCGGCATCCAGAATCACCATGTAGCTGTACTGGTTACCCCAACGGCGGCAGAAATCATCGATATTACCGCTCTTACGTTTGACGCGACGGCGACGGCGACGATAGAAGATACGCCCTGCTCCACCAACATCACGACACAGCTCCATCCAGGCTTTTTGCTCTGCTACGCAGATATCGGGATCGTTACTGTCGCTCAGGACGTAAATATCAAAATGCTCAAGGTTGCCCGTCGCTTCAACTGATTCATACGTCGCACGTAATCCCGCAAACACCCGTTCTACGTCTTCATTACAAATCGGCATGATTAACGCAGTGCGATGCTCGGGATTCAGCGCCTCGTCACCCACTGTCGTGGAAGAGATACTGTATTTATCTCGACCAATCAGCAGTTGCAGGAATCCCATCAGTGCGGTCCAGAATCCGGCCGACACCCAACAGAACAGCACCGCGAACAGAACGAGTATGCCGCTTTGCAACACATAAGGCAGCAACTGCATCACCGAGCGCGTCCACGGCTGACCCGCCATTTCAAACGGATCGATCAGCGCCCAGCCCTGATAAGGAAGGATGGTTTTCATGTACCAGGTGGCGATCGCCGTCTGGAACAACGTCAACACCAGCAGAATATAGCGGCGGATTGTCCCCACCAGACGCCAGCGGTTTTCGGAAATTTTCTCTTCCGGGCTGTAATGAGGACGAGGCGGCACGGTACGGCCCAACAGACTTTCCCACCAGCGGATCAGTGGATTCGTCCGCCAGACATCAGGGAACATCGAAGCGCGGGTAATAACAGGCATAGCTTTTAACGCCGTCCGCCCTTCCCTGTCTGTGCCGAGCTGCTTACCGTTGTCCAGACCATCAGCCCAGGCCATTTCAAGACGAGCCTGCACAGAATGCAGCGCAGCATCGTCTTCTGCCTGAACATTGACCTGGCTGCCTTCAGACTGGCTACCTTCAGACAAAGCCTGATGCAAAACGGCCTGATCGTTCCAGGCCGCTTGCGGTAATTTTTCGCGAAGAACCTCTGCCTGCGGAGCAGGCAGAGGTAGTTTCTCAATATAATCGAGAGAAGAAGTTGACTTATTCATTAGCAGGCAGCTGATTGCTCCAGGTTTCAGTCAATGTCGTCTCGCCATTAACCAACGCAGCTCTCATTTCGGTCGGCTGTTTCGCATCTTTCACACGCAAACGCAGCGTCAGACGCCAACCATGAGTTACCGGGTTATAGCGAACATTATTTTCTACAATCTCGCCGTTGTCGCCAATGCTGACCTGAGAGGCTACTGGAGCGTTCTCATCCAACTCTTTTAAATTCGGTCCAACAAAATCCACAATGTAAGCGATCGTGCCGTCAGGCTGGCGGATCAGGTTAGATTGTTTAACATCACCGGCAGAGCGGCGAGTCTGTTGAACATAGGCAATGTTCGGGGAATGCAGTTGATCTTCGTCGCGCGTGAAGTGCAGACGATATTTAATATCCAGCGGTTTGCCCGTTTCTGGCAACACGTCCGGTGTCCAGAAGGCAACGATATTGTCGTTGGTTTCATCCGCGGTAGGGATTTCAACCAGCTCAACTTTTCCTTTGCCCCACTCGCCTTTTGGCTCAACCCAGCCACTTGGACGCAGATCGTAACGGTCATCAAGATCTTCGTAAGCGGCGAAATCACGGCCACGCTGCAGCAGACCAAACCCTTTCGGATTTTCTACCGCATACGTGCTCACGGACAGGTGCTTAGGATTATTCAGCGGACGCCAAATCCATTCGCCATTACCAGCATGAATTGACAGACCGTTAGAATCGTTCAGTGCCGGACGGTAGTTCAGCGTTGGCGACGGCTGGTTCGGCCCAAACAGATACATACTGGTCAGCGGAGCGATACCCAGCTTGCCCACTTTGTCACGCATGAACACTTTAGCCTGAACGTCTACGACGCTGTCACGCCCCGGATAAACGGTAAAACGGTAAGCCCCTGCGGCACGTGGCGAATCCAACAGCGCATAAATCACCAGGTGTTTATCATTTGGTTTTGGACGTTCAATCCAGAATTCACGGAAACGCGGGAATTCTTCACCAGAAGGCAACGCCGTATCGATCGCCAAACCACGCGCAGATAAGCCA
The nucleotide sequence above comes from Pectobacterium brasiliense. Encoded proteins:
- a CDS encoding Kdo(2)-lipid IV(A) acyltransferase, whose translation is MTQIPSFNSSLLHPRYWLTWLGIGILYLIVLLPYPVIYRIGTALGYLAMRLLPKRVKIAARNLELCFPDMPQAERDGLVRKNFESVGMGVVETGMAWFWPNWRIERWFTVTGVEHILPENERKQGVLLIGLHFLTLELGARVFGMYNPGIGVYRPNDNKLIDWLQTWGRMRSNKSMLDRKDLKGMIRALKQGDIIWYAPDHDYGPRSSVFAPLFAVEKAATTRGSYMLIKTARPAVIPFVPRRLPDGKGYELLIQPAEQDAPVDNETATAVWMNNVVERNILLALDQYMWLHRRFKTRPEGEPSLY
- a CDS encoding NADH:flavin oxidoreductase/NADH oxidase — encoded protein: MSQLFSPVSLGKLELPNRIIIAPMCQYSAEDGKATAWHTMHLGNLSHSGAGLLIIEATAVSPEGRISPHDLGLWDDATEQALAGAVHAVKTYSTMPLGIQLGHAGRKASTGVPWSGRAFLRPEQGGWQTIAPSAVPYNASDAPPQAMSEPQIRALIDSFVDSAKRADRLGFDLIEIHAAHGYLLHQFLSPLTNQRTDGYGGSLQNRMRLVIEIYRAIRDVFPEHKAVGVRISATDGVEGGWDLEQSVQLSKALHELGCDFIHVSSGGLSPLQQIHPAPNYQVPYAQRIKQEVGITTIAVGLITEPEQAEAIVATGEADAIGLARAILFDPRWPWHAAARLGAQVSAPAQYWRSEPRYARGIFKQ
- a CDS encoding glucan biosynthesis protein G, producing MLSVSAVPAWAFSIDDVAQQAEKLAEKSFEAPKSNLPAQFRDMKFADYQQIRFNNDKSYWNNVQTPFKLQFYHQGMYFDTPVKINEVTATTVDEIKYSPEYFDFGSVNHDPETVKNLGFAGFKVLYPINKADKNDEIVSMLGASYFRVVGKGQIYGLSARGLAIDTALPSGEEFPRFREFWIERPKPNDKHLVIYALLDSPRAAGAYRFTVYPGRDSVVDVQAKVFMRDKVGKLGIAPLTSMYLFGPNQPSPTLNYRPALNDSNGLSIHAGNGEWIWRPLNNPKHLSVSTYAVENPKGFGLLQRGRDFAAYEDLDDRYDLRPSGWVEPKGEWGKGKVELVEIPTADETNDNIVAFWTPDVLPETGKPLDIKYRLHFTRDEDQLHSPNIAYVQQTRRSAGDVKQSNLIRQPDGTIAYIVDFVGPNLKELDENAPVASQVSIGDNGEIVENNVRYNPVTHGWRLTLRLRVKDAKQPTEMRAALVNGETTLTETWSNQLPANE
- the mdoH gene encoding glucans biosynthesis glucosyltransferase MdoH; the protein is MNKSTSSLDYIEKLPLPAPQAEVLREKLPQAAWNDQAVLHQALSEGSQSEGSQVNVQAEDDAALHSVQARLEMAWADGLDNGKQLGTDREGRTALKAMPVITRASMFPDVWRTNPLIRWWESLLGRTVPPRPHYSPEEKISENRWRLVGTIRRYILLVLTLFQTAIATWYMKTILPYQGWALIDPFEMAGQPWTRSVMQLLPYVLQSGILVLFAVLFCWVSAGFWTALMGFLQLLIGRDKYSISSTTVGDEALNPEHRTALIMPICNEDVERVFAGLRATYESVEATGNLEHFDIYVLSDSNDPDICVAEQKAWMELCRDVGGAGRIFYRRRRRRVKRKSGNIDDFCRRWGNQYSYMVILDADSVMSGECLTSLVRLMEANPNAGIIQSSPKASGMDTLYARCQQFATRVYGPLFTAGLHFWQLGESHYWGHNAIIRVKPFIEHCALAPLPGEGSFAGAILSHDFVEAALMRRAGWGVWIAYDLPGSYEELPPNLLDELKRDRRWCHGNLMNFRLFLVKGMHPVHRAVFLTGVMSYLSAPLWFMFLVLSTALQVVHTLMEPQYFLQPRQLFPVWPQWRPELAIALFSTTLVLLFLPKLLSVILVWAKGAKEYGGAVRVFLSLLLEMLFSVLLAPVRMLFHTVFVVSAFLGWSVQWNSPQRDDDATPWSEAFVRHGSQLILGLVWAIGMAWLDLRFLWWLAPIVFSLILSPFVSVYSSRASLGLGCKRAKLLMIPEEFNPPRELVATDEYCRLNHQRRLDNGFMQAVFDPSINALASAMATARHRFSRAIEDVREQNVHDALNRKPEEVSNNQRLALLSDPVTISRLHYHVWQKPETYAAWVESYQKLPAPHIKS